One window from the genome of Poecilia reticulata strain Guanapo linkage group LG9, Guppy_female_1.0+MT, whole genome shotgun sequence encodes:
- the LOC103470054 gene encoding calsenilin isoform X4: MCVPSSLFLSSSFPLCTTSPPPLLPVCRSIPVLPPSLAPTDSSDSDLELSTVRHQPEGLDQLQAQTKFTRKELQSLYRGFKNECPSGLVDEETFKSIYSQFFPQGDASTYAHFLFNAFDIDRNGSIRFEDFVIGLSVLLRGSVTEKLNWAFNLYDINKDGYITKEEMLAIMKSIYDMMGRYTYPCVRDDAPSEHVDKFFQKMDKNRDGVVTIEEFIETCQKDENIMNSMQLFENVI, encoded by the exons ATGTGTGTCCCgtcctccctctttctctcttcatcTTTCCCTCTCTGCAccacttctcctcctcctcttcttcctgtcTGTCGATCCATCCCTGTCCTCCCTCCGTCTCTTGCTCCCACAGACAGCAGCGACAGTGACCTGGAGCTGTCGACGGTGCGTCACCAACCCGAAGGGCTGGACCAGCTGCAGGCCCAGACCAAGTTCACCAGGAAGGAGCTTCAGTCTCTTTATCGAGGCTTCAAGAAC GAGTGTCCCAGTGGGTTGGTTGATGAGGAGACGTTCAAGTCCATCTATTCTCAGTTCTTTCCCCAAGGAG ACGCATCCACTTATGCCCACTTCCTCTTCAACGCCTTCGACATAGACAGAAATGGCTCGATCCGCTTTGAGGACTTTGTCATTGGCCTGTCGGTTCTGCTCAGAGGTTCGGTCACAGAGAAGCTCAACTGGGCCTTCAACCTCTACGACATCAACAAGGACGGTTACATCACCAAAGAG GAGATGCTTGCAATCATGAAATCCATCTATGACATGATGGGGCGATACACGTACCCCTGCGTACGGGACGATGCGCCGTCAGAACATGTTGACAAGTTCTTCCAG aaaatggacaaaaatagaGACGGGGTGGTGACTATTGAAGAGTTCATTGAGACGTGTCAGAAG GACGAGAACATCATGAACTCCATGCAgctgtttgaaaatgtgatatAG